The genomic segment aagctctgtacaaaatgctggggtagatacaagataatcagtttggacatagtcctgaGTGTATGTGAGGCTCAGAACcaaccttttggactgtgagacccccaagaGGAGAAACACCTGATGacacctgttctaagtgctgagatcgaTACAAATTAATTGGTGGGACTGAAAAGTGAATATTTAAAATTTATCTCTAAAAGGAGAGAAGCATATGGGGCAATCACTGCTCTCTTCTCAAAGTTTTATGGGAATTCTGGGAAGCAGCCCCAGGAAGCTAGGGCAGTTGTGAGCCCACCAAGAGATCTGGATATTCTCTGGGTTTGGCCTGAATCCTCAGTTCTGAGGCTACCTTGGCTCTGCTCTTGCTAAACCCAGGATAGCCTGGCTCTGGctctaccaagaagcagcatggcttagaggatagagcacaggcctgggaatcagaaggcctgggagttattaggacctgggttctaatcccacctccaccactttaaGCATGTCCAACAAAGTCATTTGCAAACTACACTCAACATATgagcaatgaagttctggaacaaaGCCATTCTCCTCACTTGGAAGatattctcataataatgataataatggtatttgttaagcgcttactacgtgccaagcactgttctaaacactgggataaatagaaggttatcaggttgtcccacgtggggctcacagtcttcattcccattttacagataaggaaactgaggcccagagaagttaagtgacttgcccaaagtcacacagctgacaagtggcggagccgggattagaacccacaacatctgactcccaagcccatgttctttccactaagccacgctgcttacattgCGTAGGTTGTGTGAagagaatgaatgagagcaaCAGCTCCTGGATGGAGAGCAAGATTTGGAAAcccaaagcaaggagggcagcagAAACATATTAAGATATGATAAGACAAAGTTTCAGTGTTGCATCCCAGAGGACAACTGGCAGTTAGATGTTGAGGAGAGGTCAGCCTGGTAAACTGCCATGAAGAAAGAAGCTACTCTCCTTGAGCAAAGATTCTTTGATTATGAGAActcctacctgtgtattctctcccagaacttagtacagtactctgcacacagtaagagcttaataaatactattactactactgcagattatgggggaagggagacacatatttattccccattttacaggtgaggaaactgaggcacagagaagttaagtgacttgtccaagaccacacagctgacaagagttacagagtagggattagaacacaggccctctgactctcaagactgggctctttctggagcctccatcctccaccactttTGTGCCAACACATTTGTTCCCAGTCATTGAGGTTCTAAAACAattcagatgaggcccagagaaaatcaGGCAGAAGACCTAAGAGCAATGGACATCACACTCTGTTCTTTCTAATccttttatttttgtctttctcgtGTGGTGATCCCCAGCAGCAGGGGGGAAATCACTTCTGAAATCCATAGCAGTTGGAAGCTCTGCTTTACTTCTCCAGGCAAATGGCCCCACCCCATCTTTCCTAGATCAAGCATGCCCTTTTCCATTGGTGTCTTGAACCTCCTgaaacaaacaatcaatcagtggtatttattgagcacttactatgtgaagagaactgtactaggcactatgaaagaatacacaagtgggaaatAGACACAGTTCTGGAGACTCAGaatctgaaaataaaaaaggGACGTGGGAGGGATAAGCGACCAAGACAACATGAATGCAAAAACAAAGGTCAGTAGGGTAGGGTACTGAggataaaggagcagaatttcaggctgctATGGTTCAGAGCCCAAACCACAACCACTGCCATGATAACCATTACAACAGCAGCAGTTGCCACCATCTTTCTGAGGTTTTGGAGGCAATGTCTTGCTCCAAATTCTTACAACTGATACCTTTAAACCAGATTCCAAACCCTCTTCAAGATGGGTCTAGGTCAGCACCAGTTCTGCCTCCTGCAGGACCAGTATGAAAAACAGACTCTCTGGATTAGAGTTCCTTAGCCCCTGACACTAAACTGTTAAAATCCTCTGCACCTGACTgaggtgggtggagagggaggttcCAGGGGAGCTGTGACCATAAGGAAGAAAAAGCAGGGCATagagaaaaaagcacaggcctgagagtcagaaggtcatgagttctaatcccagctccaccacttgactgctgtgtgcaagaatcacttcacctctctgtgcctcagttaccacatctgaaaaatggggattgagactgtgagccccacatgggacacggactgtgtcaaaccctcttccccccatcaaagctttactgaagatgtacctcctccaaaaggccttcccagactaagctcccttttcctcagctcccactcccttccacagaacttcgacttgctccatttgctctatccccaatctctgccccacatcacttatgtatgtatgtatatatctataattctatttattcatattgatgcttgttcacttgttttgttgactgtcttccccccaaaaaagactgtaagcccactgtaggcAGTGATTgcctcttttttgctgtattgtactttccaagtgcttagtacagtactctgcacagagtaagtctcaataaatacgattgaatgaacgaataaaaccCAATTTTCATGTATTCACTTTAGCACTTAGTAGATTGCCagacccatggtaagcacttcaaaatactactattattattattattattattattattatcattattattattatgaaagcctCTGAAAAGGCCCATCGTCAGACCTGATTCCAGGGAGCAGATCTGGGAGCTGCTGAGAGTACTAGGAGGGATGGGATCCAGGGGAGTGATGGGTCTCGGGGCCCGagagcttaataatgataataactgtgatatttggaaagtgcttactgtgtgccaggcactgtactaagcactggggtgattacaagaaaatcaagttgggactgtatccctgtcccacatgaagcacctgagccacagagaagtgaagtgactttcccaggatcacccagcagacagatggaagagctggaataagtacccatgactttctgactcccagactcttgctttatccactatgcctacAAGTAGGGAGGTGATGTCTTTCCCTGTAATTCAAGGGTTAGTTTGTGTAATCAAGTCAGATGTCCAGGTCTTGTAAACTAGCTCACTGCTCAGGAATCAAGGAGGGGCAGTAAGTTTGCTTTAGAAGGAACTCTGGAGAATGGGTCCttcaggaagaagggagaatcaCATTTTGTAGAAGTCTGGAGTAGTAACAGTATCCATTAAGATTggattgtatacagagcactgtattaaaccctgggatagaatcCACAGGTCCCTAtcccttgggctcacaatctaagactaaAAGTACGGagaagggtctggaggcagataGTTCaagaatgatgaaacattaaacacAGACAAATACACCAAATAAAAACATAGTCAGTAGGCTGCagtgactagaggagcagaatttcaggctcatcGGGGACCAGAGTTCAAGACACACCCATAGCCACAGGGACCACTTCAGCAGCCCCAGGTCTTCCTAAGACTTTGTGGCCTTCTGTTGGTGTTCTTCTCTTTCGTGCTGgtggaaggcaggatgagattgAGTAGCTTCAGTGGAGCTGAGGAGAGGCTGTGTCAGTTCCCAGGTAGGCAGCATGGCTGTCTCTCTGGTGGTGGGGGTGTCAAAGATACACTGCAGCTGCTTTTCTCTAACCCCTCGGTAGTGGTAGATTACAAGACCTGGATGATCTCACGTGATTACACAAACCAATCCTTGAATTACGGGGACAGCTATCACCTCCCCACTAGTAAGCATAGTGGTGGTAGGAGTGGTGCTCAGGTGCTAAGAGAATCTGGATGATCTGGACCTGATTCTCATATCCTGACCTCCCACAAAGCCTGTTTGGGTTACTATATTTGCTTTGAGGAAGCTGTTCCCTGGTCCCAAGGCTGTTCAGTCATAGCcatttctccctcagcccctcacttTCCTCAAGACCCTGTGGATCCCCTCCTTGATCTCCTTAGTCCTCACCCCATAGACGATGGGGTTCAGGGCAGCAGGAATGATGTAGTGCAGGACATTGAGGAGGACAGGGATGTCGGCATGGACTCTCTCCTTGAGCACATTAGTGAGGACCAGGACCAGCAGGACGGTgctgaagaagaggatgaggatgagatgGGACCCACAGGTGCTCAGGGCCTTGGCTGCTGCCCCCTCAGCCTTCAGACGCAGCACAGCATGCAGGATGAAAGTGTAGGAGAGGATGATGAGGACCAGGTCCGAGCCCAGCAGGGTCCAGCCCACCACAAACTGGTAGAGTTTATTCAGGGTAATATTTCCACAGGAGAGCTGCGACACAGACAGGTTGCCACACAAACAGTTCCTAATGGTGGTGTTTCCGCAGTAGTTTAGTCGGGCAGAAAGGATGGGGACAGGTGTTAGGAACAGGAAGTTGCGAGCCACAATGAAGACGGCTGCCTTAGCCACAAAGCAGTCAGTGACAATGAATGGGTACCGCagtgggtggcagatggccacatagcggtcataggccatgacCAAGAAGGTAGAGGACTCCATGGTCAGGAAGGTGTTTACAATGAGCATTTGCAAGAAGCAGCCTGCAAAGCTGATAGACCACCAGCCCAACCAGAAGATGGCCAAGACCTTGGGGATGACAGTGAGGCAGAGAACgaggtccaggagggagaggaggctgaggaggtagTACATGGGCTGGTGCAAAGAATCCTCCAGCCGGATGGTCAGCAGGAGCAAAGCGTTGGCCCCCAGGGCCACGATTAACAGCAGGGCCAGGACCACGGAGAGCCTGAGCTGATGGCTCCGGGCCCCAGGGAGGCACATGAGGTGGAATTCGGGGTGCTGAGTGAAGGAGTTGTTGCTGAGAGAAGACATGGCAGAACAGCTGTGTGGAGCAGGCTTCTTCCTGC from the Tachyglossus aculeatus isolate mTacAcu1 chromosome 2, mTacAcu1.pri, whole genome shotgun sequence genome contains:
- the LOC119943168 gene encoding olfactory receptor 56A4-like encodes the protein MSSLSNNSFTQHPEFHLMCLPGARSHQLRLSVVLALLLIVALGANALLLLTIRLEDSLHQPMYYLLSLLSLLDLVLCLTVIPKVLAIFWLGWWSISFAGCFLQMLIVNTFLTMESSTFLVMAYDRYVAICHPLRYPFIVTDCFVAKAAVFIVARNFLFLTPVPILSARLNYCGNTTIRNCLCGNLSVSQLSCGNITLNKLYQFVVGWTLLGSDLVLIILSYTFILHAVLRLKAEGAAAKALSTCGSHLILILFFSTVLLVLVLTNVLKERVHADIPVLLNVLHYIIPAALNPIVYGVRTKEIKEGIHRVLRKVRG